The following nucleotide sequence is from Buchnera aphidicola (Schlechtendalia peitan).
AATTTATTTATTAATATTTGAAAATATAGATTATGCTTAGATATTTCTACGTCTATGTTTCTAGATGTAGGAAATAAAAAAGAAAAATAAAATTCTGGCGCAACACGCCCAAATAATTCTCCGTTAATAAAATTTCCTATTCTTCCTAATCCTAATCCAACAGGAACTAAGGGTGCAAATAAATCAGAAATTAAAAAAAAATTTTTTTTAAATTTTCTTGAAAAATAAAAAATTACTAAAATTACTCCTAATAACCCTCCATGAAAAGACATCCCTCCTTCCCATACTTTAAAAACACATAAAATATTTTTAAAAAAAAACAATGGATTATAAAAAAATATATATCCTATTCTTCCACCAATAAACAAACCAAAAAAACTGAAATATAATAAATTATCTACCTCTATTTTTTTTAACCCTATTTTTTGCATTAATATGTTTCTTCTGGATGATATGAATGCAAATCCTAATAAATACATCACACCATACCAATGTATAGAAACATTACATATAGAAAAAAATACAGGATTGAAATTAGGAACACTTATATAAGTATTGCTCATTAATTTTACTCTTTATGCTACGCATTTATCTATTAAACAAAGTACATATGTTTTATTGAAATAAACTTTATATCGTAAAAAAATTAAATCAAAACATATCGATTTTAAAATACATAATCTATTCTATCATAAACAACTTGTTTCTAATTCTAAAAGTTGTTTTATAGTTTGACGTTTACGAATTAAACGGAAATTTCCATTTTCAAAAAAAATTTCTGGAATTAATGGACGACTATTATAATTAGAAGACATAGATGCTCCATACGCTCCAGTATTGTGAAAAATTAGATAATCACCAATTTTTACTCTAGGAAGCATTCTAATTTCTACATCACCACATTCATTTTGAGTAAATACATCTCCAGATTCACATAATGGGCCTCCTATAACAGTTTCTATAGTATTTTCTTCATTTATCATTCGTCCATCTCCTGCAAGAACAGATATATAGTGATAACTACCGTACATAACAGGTCTCATTAAATCATTAAACCCAGCATCAACAAGGACAAATAACTTAGAACTAGTTTGTTTAATTGATCTCACTTCAGAAACTAAAATTCCAGATTCCGCTACTAAAAATCTACCTGGCTCAATTTCTAATTTAATAGCATGATTCAAATAATTAGAAATTTCCCTTCGTGCTGCATCCCATAATGTAAAATATCTACTTATATCAAAAACATTATCACATAACTTATAAGGAACTGTTAATCCTCCTCCCGCAGATATCACTTGTATATCATGATTAAAATTTAATACTTGTTTAACCATTTCCTGGCATACACGATATAAAAATTTATCATTTACACCAGATCCAATATGCATGTGTAAACCAATTAATTTTAAATTATATTTCTTAATAAATGGCATAGCTAAATTAATATCCCAAATACCATGTTTACTATTTTCTCCTCCTGTATTTGTTTTTTTACTATGTCCATAACCAAATTTTGGATTAATTCTTAACCAAATACAATGTCCTGGAGACACTATACCAATTTGCTGTAGCATATCTATAGATCCTACATTTACTGGAATTTGATATTTCTTTATTGTGTTTAAGGTATACCTATCAATAACATCAGCCGTAAACACGATATCTTGATTAGACAAGTTATATCCAGCAATTAATCCTCTTTCGATCTCACCTAATGAAACAGCATCAATTTTAACTCCATTTTTTTTAAAAAATTTTAGAATATGAATGTTAGAACAAGATTTTTGAGCAAATCTAATTACATCAAATTTACGTAAATTCTCAATTCTTTCTAACATTATATTAGAATCGTATATCCATATAGGTGAACGATACTTATTAATTAAATTTAAAATATTGTCTGCACTAAATACTATATTTGGATTTTTTTTACAATTAAGCATAATTATTATCTCAAAAGTAGGATTTTACTTTCATATAAAAGAACCTTTAATAAAAAAATAACAATATCGAAAATACTATATAAATTATAAATTCTTATAATTATACTTTTTGAACAAGAAAATTTAAAAACTTTTGACCTGTAATATCAATTTTATACGTAGAATACATATTAATTAAACACTATAGTTACTATTATTATATAAAAAAATATAACGTATATTTAAACTAAATAGGTTTAAGAATAGGAAAAAAGATAACATCGCGAATGCTTTCTTGATTTGTTAAAATCATAACCAATCTATCAATTCCTATGCCTAATCCAGATGTTGGAGGTAATCCATATTCAAGAGCAGTGATATAATCTTCATCATAAAAAACTGAATCGTTTTTACATGTTAACTCCTGATGTTTTTTTTGATTCAAAAATCTATTTTTTTGATCTTCTGGATCATTTAATTCTGAAAATCCATTCGCTAATTCAAGACCAGAAACGAATAACTCAAATCGATCAGCAATATTAGAATCAATATCGTTACGCCTTGATAAATGAGAAACCTCTATAGGATAATCAGTTATAAAAGTTGGTTGAATTAAATTTCTTTCTACTGTTTTATTAAATATTTCTAATATTAATCTACCTATTCCCCAGCTACTTTCTAAGTGTATTCCAAGAGTATGAACAATTTTTTTTGTTTTTTCTAAATCTTCTAAATCAGATAACTGAATATTTGAATTAAAATTTAATACTGCTTGTTTCATCGTCAATTTACAAAAACTTTTTTCAAAATCTAATTTAAATCCTCTATATTCAAATTTTAAACTACCTATTACCGATAACACTATTGTTTTTAATAAATTTTCAGTAAAAACCATCATGTCTTTATAATCTGAATAAGCTATATATACTTCCATCATGGTAAATTCTGGACTATGACGAGTTGAAATACCTTCATTACGAAAATTTCTATTAATTTCAAAAATACGATTAAACCCTCCAATAATTAATCTCTTCAAATATAATTCAGGAGAAATCCTCAAATACAAATCAAAATTTAAAGAATTATGATAAGTAATAAAAGGACGTGCAGTAGCACCTCCAGGAATATTTTGCATCATAGGAGTTTCTACTTCCAAAAATTTATTTTCTAACATAAATTTTCTAATTGTTATAAATATATTTGATCTAGTCTTAAAAACAAAGGTTAAATTTTTATTACTAATAAGATCTAAGTATCTTTGTCTATATCTTATTTCTTTGTTATATAATCCATGAAATTTATTTGGTAATGGTCTTAATGATTTTGTTAATAATTTTAATTTTTTACAATTAATAGATAATTCTCCTGTTTTAGTTCTAAATAAACTTCCTTTAACTCCTATAATATCGCCTAAATCTAATTGTTTAACTATGTTTGTATAAGAATTGTCTAAAAAATTTTTTTCCGCAATATAGATTTGTATTTCTCCCTCACAATCTTTTAATATAAAAAATGAACTCTTTCCAATAACACGTTTTTTTAAAATACGACCAGCTATGCTTACGTAACAATTTAAAATTTTTAACTGATCATTAGTAAAAAATTTATATTTAGTATGAATGTCTATAGATCTTTTATTAGGTTTAAAATTATTAGGAAAATTAAAACCATTTTTTTTTATACAATATAACTTCTTTCGTCTTTCTCTTTCTTCATTATTAAATTTATTCATCTTCAACTTCCAACTAATTCTTAAAAGAAATTATATGTTTGTTATAAACCGTGTTTCAAACTAGCTTCGATAAATACATCTAAATTTCCATCTAAAATAGATTGTACATCACTAACTTCTATATTTGTTCTTAAATCTTTAATACGTGAATCATCTAATATATATGAACGTATTTGGTTTCCCCATCTTATATCTGATTTTTTACCTTCAAGATTTTTTTTTTCTGTTTTTTGTTTATTAATAGTTAACTCATATAATTTCGATTGTAATTGTTTCAATGCTATATCTTTATTTTTATGTTGAGAACGACTACTCTGGGATTGAGTAACTAATCCTGAAGGAATATGTGTAATTCTAACTGCTGATTCAGTTTTATTAACATGTTGACCACCAGCTCCAGATGCTCGATATACATCAATTCTTAAATCACAAGAGTTCATTGTTACTTTTATAGAATCATCAATGTCTGGATAAACAAATACAGAAGCAAAAGAAGTATGACGCTGATTATTAGGACTAAAAGGACTCTTTCTTACTAAACGATGAATACCTGTTTCAGTGCGTAACCATCCAAAAGCGTATTTACCTAATATCTGTAGTGTAGAAGATTTTATTCCAACTATATCACCATATGTTCGTTCAATAATTTCCGTTTTGAATCTTTTTTGAAATGCCCATTTTAAATACATTCGAAATAAAATATTAGCCCAATCTTGTGCTTCTGTGCCTCCAGAACCGGACTGTATATCTAAATAACAATCTAAATAGTCATGTTTTTTTGAAAAAAAATAATTTAATTCTAATGCTTGAATAACTTTATCTAATATATTTAATTCACTAATAATGTCACATAATAAATTTCGATTATTTTCTTTAATAGATAATTCTAAAATCTCTGTTATAGCATTTAAATTTAACTCTACTTCATCTATAGATGAAATTAAAGAAGTTAATATACTTTTTTCTCGATTTAAACTAATGATTAAATTAGAATTTTTCCATATTTTATTTAGTTCTAAATCAGAATTAACTTCTAATAATCTATCCTTTTTACTACTATAGTCAAAGAAACACCTTCAAACTATTAATTTTATTTATGCAGATTTGAATGCGATTTTTTAGTACAATGATTTCATGCATCATATGATGATCTCTTAATTATATTTAAAAAATATTTTCGTATTAAAACTAATGATAAATAATATATTCCATATAAACATAATTATTTAAACTATTTCTAAAATAAAATGTTTTTACATATGAAATTAAAAATAATAATGTATAGAATACCAATATTTAATTAATATTAAAAAGCTTAATATCACTTGATTCAATTAATAGAATTTTGAATATAAAAATAAGAACACATAGACATCTTAAACTATAAAAAATATATTTGATTTTCATTATAAAAACGAGAAAAAGTACATGAAACTATCTAATTTTAAAAATACTAATTTATTACAACTTTCTAAAAAAAACATTGTATTAACAATATTGAAAGATTGGATTGTAACAACTATAACAGGCAAAGATAGTAAAAAATACTTACAAAGTCAAATAACTATTAATATGCGTTCGATAGATAAAAGAAATCATCAAATATGTTCACATTGTAATGTAAGTGGAAAAGTATATAGTAATTTGCTCATATTTAAAATTAATACAAATAATTATATGTATCTTCAAAGAAAGAGTGTTTCAAATAAACAAATTAAAAAATTAAAAAAATATTCTGTTTTTTCTAATATAACAATATCTAATAATATCGATACACATATACTAGGAATTTTTGGAATGAAAGCAAAAGAAAAATTATTAGAATACTTTAAAGAAATACCTAGTAAAAATTTTTCAGTATATCATAAAAATAACGATATATTATTGTGGTTTGATTCTCCTTTCGAAAGATTTTTAATAATTACAAAAAAAAATAGTGATATATCAAATCATATATTACAATTAACAAATGAAATAAAAGATGATACTCTATGGACAGCATTAGATATTTCTTCTAAATTTCCTATTATAGATTACGAGACTAGTGAAAAATTTTTTCCACAATCTTTAAACTTAGAAAATTTAAAAGGATTAGATTTTAAGAAAGGATGTTATCATGGCCAAGAAATGATTTCTAAAATACAATTTAAAATGCTGAATCGCTATAATTTATATTGGTTAATTGGAAAATTTAAAACAAAAATACATATAGGAGAAATAATAGAAATCAAATACGATACTATGTGGAAAAACATTGGATATATTTTAGCTATTGCACAAATTGATAAAAAAGAAGTATGGATACAAGCAGTGTTGAAAAACAATGTTGAACAAAAAAATACATTGCGAATTAAAAATGACGAAAAAAATATTTTATACATGCAAATATAAAATATCTTTTAAACAAAGTAAAATACACTCATACATTCTATTTTATATAATTATATACTTTTAAAACGTATTATATCACATAAATAAATAACATTTTGTTTATGCAAAAAAATTACTTAAACAATACACATTATACCATGATTAAAAAAAAAATATATATAAAAACTTGGGGTTGTCAAATGAATGAATATGATTCATCAATGATAACTCAATTATTAGAAAAAAAACACCAATTCAAACAAACTCACATTCCTGAATTAGCTGACGTTTTAATTCTCAATACTTGCTCTATTCGAGAAAAAGCTCAAGAAAAAGTTTTTCATCAATTAGGAAGATGGAAAAAATTAAAAGAATTAAATCCTAAAATTATTATTGCAGTAGGCGGATGTGTGGCAACACAAGAAGGAAAAGAAATTTATAAACGTGCAAAATATGTAGATATTATATTTGGAACACAAACATTACATAGACTACCAGATATGATACAAAAAATAAAAAAAAATAATACACATATTATTGATATAGAATTTCCTCTAATTGAAAAATTTGATTCTATAGAATATCCTACTTCTCCAGGTGCAACAGCATATGTAACTATAATAGAAGGATGTAATAAATTTTGTTCATTCTGTATTGTACCATATACTAGAGGTCATGAAATTAGCCGTCCTGTTGATGACATTTTATTAGAAATTTCTATCTTATCTCAAAGAGGAGTACGAGAAATTAATTTGTTAGGACAAAATGTAAATGCATATAGAGGACAAACGTTTGATGGAAAAATTTGTAGATTTTCAGAACTATTAAGATTAGTATCATTAATAGATGGAATTGATAGAATTAGATTTACTACAAATAATCCTATTGAATTTACTGATGACATTATCGATGTATACTCTGATATAAAAAAAATTGTTAGTTTTCTTCATTTACCAGTACAAAGCGGATCAAATCGTATCTTAAAATTAATGAAAAGAGCTCATAATATCCAAGAATACAAAAATATTATTAAAAAAATAATTAAAAATAGACCAAATATACAAATTAGTTCTGATTTTATTGTTGGTTTTCCAGGGGAGACACAAGAAGACTTCGAGGAAACACTACAGTTTATTAAAGACATGAATTTTGATATGAGCTTTAGTTTTATTTATTCTTCTCGTCCAGGCACGCCAGCATCAGAATTACCAGATACACTTACTATAGATGAAAAAAAACAAAGACTTTACACACTTCAAAAACTTATTAACCAAAATACAAAATCATGGAACGAAAAAATGTTGGGTAGCATACAATCAGTATTAATAGAAGGTCCATCTCGTAAAAATCCAATGGAACTATATGGAAGAACGGAAAATAATCGTATAGTTAATTTTGAAGGAAATCCAAATATGATAGGCAAATTTGTAAATCTAAAAATTACAAAAATCAATTCTAATTCTCTTAAAGGTGCTTATTCTAAACGATTTAATAATTAAATTTTAAAACATTAGTATTATATATTAACTTAATAACAATGATATATTAAAAATCATTCAAAAAAAATATTTAAAACAATAGTACATATAAAGAAAATCTGATAAAATTTAATCGCATAATATTATTATTAACAAAACTATTTATCGTGTATTATATAATACAAACTTTAATGAAATATATTACTATTAATTTACAAATTGCTTGCTTAAAAAAACCGTATTTTCCTAAAAAGATACAGTATTTAAAATGGATACGTGCTAGTTTAAGAAAAAAAAAAGAATTGAAATAACAATACGAGTCGTTAATTCATCTGAAATAAAATGTTTAAATTATAAATATAGAAAACAAAACAAAGCTACAAACGTATTAGCTTTTCCGTCTACTATAAATAATATAATTAAATCTAATTTTATTGGAGATTTAGTAATTTGTAGTGACATTATTGAAAAAGAAGCTCAAAATAAATTTAAATCTATAGAATCACATTGGGCACATATAATTATACATGGAATGTTACACTTATTAGGATATAATCATAATAACAACTACAATCTAAAAAAAATGAAATGTTTAGAAATTGATATCATGCAATATTTAGGATACAAAAATCCTTATATATAAACATTTATACTTATTATACACACTTAAAATTTTATAAAATACTTACAAAATTCACATATAATAACTCTATAATAACATATCATGAATGACGACCATTCAATATATAAAAATAAAAATAATAAGAAAAATTTCTTTTCTATTTTATTAAATCAAATATTTCATGATGAACCAAAAAGTAAAGAAGAATTACTAACATTAATGAAATATTCTAAGAAAAAAAAATTAATAGACCAAGATACTTGTGATATGTTAGAAGGAGTCATTGATATAACTAAACAAAAAATTCGTGATATAATGATTCCTAGAATACAAATGATAATCCTAAAATTAAATTACTCACTTGAACAATGTTTAGATATAATTATAAAATCTGCTCATTCGCGATTTCCTGTAATGAACTATGAAGAAAATTATGTTGAAGGATTTTTAATCGCTAAAGATTTTTTACCATTTGTAAAAAATATATCTAATAAATTCGATATTAAAAAAATGTTACGTCCTGCTATCGTTGTACCTGAAAGTAAACATGTAGACTGTATGCTAAAAGAATTTCGATTAAAAAAGAATCATATGGCCATTGTAATAGATGAGTTTGGAGATGTTTCTGGACTAGTCACAATTGAAGATATATTAGAATTAATTGTAGGTAATATTGATGACGAATACGATAAACATAAGTCTAACATTCGTCAATTAGACCAATATACTTTCATGATCAAATCTTTTACTTCTATAAAAGAATTTAACGATACTTTTAAAACCAACTTTAATACTGAAGAAGTAGATACTATTGGAGGATTAGTTATGAAAAACATTGGGCATCTTCCAGTTCAAGGTGAACTCATAAAAATTTTAGGATATAAATTTGAAGTTCATATTGCAAATAATAGACGAATCATACAATTAAAAACTACTATTCCAAATAATCATGAAATTTCTAAACTAAAAAAATAGTAATTATTTTAATATAAAAATTAAATAATAATGATTTGATACTTATAAAACTTTTTAAACACAGTTTAAAAAACAGTCATATTTATTATGAAATTATTAATTTTATATGTATTCTTCCTAAATGCAATTAATACAAAACTTTTCTCAAAAAAAAAACTATTCTTTCATAAATTAAAAATTTAATTGCTTTAAATTTCTTTATTTAAAAATAATTGTTAATCATACTTAACTAATAATTAAATTATTAATTTTTAAATTATCTTTTAAAAATTATAAACAAATAATATTATTAATTACACTAATTATATTCTAAATTATTAATCAAATATAAATATATAGTATTATTACTTTATACAACTTACTACTAATATTTAATTAAAATAATAAAAATATAAAGATTATCATTAAATTGATTTCATTAAAAAATATTCAGTCATTAAAAAATATTATAACAATTTTAAATTCTTTTTTTATCTATGTATTAATATTAAAAAAAATTTTACATATAATTTTGTACAAATATTAATAGTTTTCATTCATTATACTAATTTTTAAAAAAATATTTTAAAAAAATAGTTTCAGTTACTAAAAAAATTTCTTATGCAGCTTGGTCTAAATAATATTGTTTGCAAATTTTATTGAGCTTTAATAATATTTAAAACAAATATAAAAATTTTATAATTCATAAAATTGCTAATATACTACTAAAATAATAGTACATTTTAAATAAAATACGAGAAATAATAAATTTACTATTTTCTTTACATAAGACTTAACATTATAAAAAATATATTTACATTAAAAATATCTCTTACATATATGTAGCAATCTCTTTAGTTATATTACTAACAACGCTCACATTGTATTCTCTAATTGAACTTAAAACATAATAAAAAATGAGAAAAAAATGAAAGAAACATATATACCTCAAGAAATTGAGAAAGAAGTTCAAAAAATATGGGAAAACAATAACGAATTTTCTACAGTTAAAGACGAAAACAAAGAAAAATATTATTGTCTTGCTATGATTCCCTATCCTTCTGGAAGATTACACATGGGG
It contains:
- the prfB gene encoding peptide chain release factor 2 (programmed frameshift) yields the protein MHEIIVLKNRIQICINKINSLKVFLDYSSKKDRLLEVNSDLELNKIWKNSNLIISLNREKSILTSLISSIDEVELNLNAITEILELSIKENNRNLLCDIISELNILDKVIQALELNYFFSKKHDYLDCYLDIQSGSGGTEAQDWANILFRMYLKWAFQKRFKTEIIERTYGDIVGIKSSTLQILGKYAFGWLRTETGIHRLVRKSPFSPNNQRHTSFASVFVYPDIDDSIKVTMNSCDLRIDVYRASGAGGQHVNKTESAVRITHIPSGLVTQSQSSRSQHKNKDIALKQLQSKLYELTINKQKTEKKNLEGKKSDIRWGNQIRSYILDDSRIKDLRTNIEVSDVQSILDGNLDVFIEASLKHGL
- the lysA gene encoding diaminopimelate decarboxylase gives rise to the protein MLNCKKNPNIVFSADNILNLINKYRSPIWIYDSNIMLERIENLRKFDVIRFAQKSCSNIHILKFFKKNGVKIDAVSLGEIERGLIAGYNLSNQDIVFTADVIDRYTLNTIKKYQIPVNVGSIDMLQQIGIVSPGHCIWLRINPKFGYGHSKKTNTGGENSKHGIWDINLAMPFIKKYNLKLIGLHMHIGSGVNDKFLYRVCQEMVKQVLNFNHDIQVISAGGGLTVPYKLCDNVFDISRYFTLWDAARREISNYLNHAIKLEIEPGRFLVAESGILVSEVRSIKQTSSKLFVLVDAGFNDLMRPVMYGSYHYISVLAGDGRMINEENTIETVIGGPLCESGDVFTQNECGDVEIRMLPRVKIGDYLIFHNTGAYGASMSSNYNSRPLIPEIFFENGNFRLIRKRQTIKQLLELETSCL
- the ygfZ gene encoding tRNA-modifying protein YgfZ — its product is MKLSNFKNTNLLQLSKKNIVLTILKDWIVTTITGKDSKKYLQSQITINMRSIDKRNHQICSHCNVSGKVYSNLLIFKINTNNYMYLQRKSVSNKQIKKLKKYSVFSNITISNNIDTHILGIFGMKAKEKLLEYFKEIPSKNFSVYHKNNDILLWFDSPFERFLIITKKNSDISNHILQLTNEIKDDTLWTALDISSKFPIIDYETSEKFFPQSLNLENLKGLDFKKGCYHGQEMISKIQFKMLNRYNLYWLIGKFKTKIHIGEIIEIKYDTMWKNIGYILAIAQIDKKEVWIQAVLKNNVEQKNTLRIKNDEKNILYMQI
- the lysS gene encoding lysine--tRNA ligase, giving the protein MNKFNNEERERRKKLYCIKKNGFNFPNNFKPNKRSIDIHTKYKFFTNDQLKILNCYVSIAGRILKKRVIGKSSFFILKDCEGEIQIYIAEKNFLDNSYTNIVKQLDLGDIIGVKGSLFRTKTGELSINCKKLKLLTKSLRPLPNKFHGLYNKEIRYRQRYLDLISNKNLTFVFKTRSNIFITIRKFMLENKFLEVETPMMQNIPGGATARPFITYHNSLNFDLYLRISPELYLKRLIIGGFNRIFEINRNFRNEGISTRHSPEFTMMEVYIAYSDYKDMMVFTENLLKTIVLSVIGSLKFEYRGFKLDFEKSFCKLTMKQAVLNFNSNIQLSDLEDLEKTKKIVHTLGIHLESSWGIGRLILEIFNKTVERNLIQPTFITDYPIEVSHLSRRNDIDSNIADRFELFVSGLELANGFSELNDPEDQKNRFLNQKKHQELTCKNDSVFYDEDYITALEYGLPPTSGLGIGIDRLVMILTNQESIRDVIFFPILKPI
- the corC gene encoding CNNM family magnesium/cobalt transport protein CorC (CorC(YbeX) belongs to the Cyclin M Mg2+ Exporter (CNNM) family, and was characterized as belonging to a set of three proteins, at least one of which must be present for CorA to function.), translated to MNDDHSIYKNKNNKKNFFSILLNQIFHDEPKSKEELLTLMKYSKKKKLIDQDTCDMLEGVIDITKQKIRDIMIPRIQMIILKLNYSLEQCLDIIIKSAHSRFPVMNYEENYVEGFLIAKDFLPFVKNISNKFDIKKMLRPAIVVPESKHVDCMLKEFRLKKNHMAIVIDEFGDVSGLVTIEDILELIVGNIDDEYDKHKSNIRQLDQYTFMIKSFTSIKEFNDTFKTNFNTEEVDTIGGLVMKNIGHLPVQGELIKILGYKFEVHIANNRRIIQLKTTIPNNHEISKLKK
- the miaB gene encoding tRNA (N6-isopentenyl adenosine(37)-C2)-methylthiotransferase MiaB → MIKKKIYIKTWGCQMNEYDSSMITQLLEKKHQFKQTHIPELADVLILNTCSIREKAQEKVFHQLGRWKKLKELNPKIIIAVGGCVATQEGKEIYKRAKYVDIIFGTQTLHRLPDMIQKIKKNNTHIIDIEFPLIEKFDSIEYPTSPGATAYVTIIEGCNKFCSFCIVPYTRGHEISRPVDDILLEISILSQRGVREINLLGQNVNAYRGQTFDGKICRFSELLRLVSLIDGIDRIRFTTNNPIEFTDDIIDVYSDIKKIVSFLHLPVQSGSNRILKLMKRAHNIQEYKNIIKKIIKNRPNIQISSDFIVGFPGETQEDFEETLQFIKDMNFDMSFSFIYSSRPGTPASELPDTLTIDEKKQRLYTLQKLINQNTKSWNEKMLGSIQSVLIEGPSRKNPMELYGRTENNRIVNFEGNPNMIGKFVNLKITKINSNSLKGAYSKRFNN
- the lgt gene encoding prolipoprotein diacylglyceryl transferase produces the protein MSNTYISVPNFNPVFFSICNVSIHWYGVMYLLGFAFISSRRNILMQKIGLKKIEVDNLLYFSFFGLFIGGRIGYIFFYNPLFFFKNILCVFKVWEGGMSFHGGLLGVILVIFYFSRKFKKNFFLISDLFAPLVPVGLGLGRIGNFINGELFGRVAPEFYFSFLFPTSRNIDVEISKHNLYFQILINKFGVLPRHPSQIYEFFLEGVILFVILYFFSKKIKVVGIISSMFLILYGCFRIIVEFFREPDRQLGLLLNFFTMGQVLSIPMIIFGFINIIKCYSNKKTL